One Candidatus Woesearchaeota archaeon genomic region harbors:
- the tmk gene encoding dTMP kinase produces MQKGIFIVFDGMDGTGKSTNLYKSAEYIFEKTKQYTHLLLTREPTYSPYGQELRKMLREEKDPLKNAKMCFELFIKDRKHHIDNMISPALKSGQIVLMDRYKYSTIAFQQTQGIDKKELIEANAKFIVPDLVIILDLDPEASLVRIKNRSETEKFENLGFMKKLRQNFLNLKKDLSDENIVIIDASKTREEVFNAIKKELDKVLPY; encoded by the coding sequence ATGCAAAAAGGAATCTTCATTGTTTTCGACGGAATGGACGGAACCGGCAAAAGCACAAATCTTTACAAGTCAGCAGAGTATATATTTGAAAAGACAAAGCAGTACACTCATTTATTATTGACCAGAGAGCCGACTTATTCTCCTTACGGGCAGGAATTGAGGAAAATGCTAAGAGAGGAAAAAGATCCGCTTAAAAATGCCAAAATGTGCTTTGAGCTTTTCATAAAAGACAGAAAGCACCACATTGACAATATGATCTCTCCTGCGCTTAAATCAGGCCAGATTGTTCTTATGGACCGCTACAAGTATTCAACAATTGCATTCCAGCAGACTCAGGGAATAGACAAGAAAGAGCTGATCGAAGCAAATGCAAAGTTCATAGTTCCTGATCTGGTTATAATCCTGGATCTGGATCCTGAAGCTTCATTGGTCAGGATAAAAAACAGAAGCGAAACAGAGAAATTTGAAAATCTTGGATTCATGAAAAAGTTGAGGCAGAATTTTTTGAATTTAAAAAAAGATCTTTCAGATGAGAACATAGTGATCATAGACGCTTCTAAGACGAGGGAAGAAGTTTTTAATGCGATAAAGAAAGAGTTGGATAAAGTGCTGCCTTATTGA